In the genome of Saprospira sp. CCB-QB6, one region contains:
- a CDS encoding M1 family metallopeptidase codes for MLKKKIASLAFGLLAGASLLAQTGPDRWQQAAKYYMEIDMNTKKHQFDGKQKLVYTNNSPDTLRKVFYHLYFNAFQPGSMMDERSRTLPDPDPRVGDRIAQLKPKEIGYHKIKSLLQDGKKVNYEVAETILEVELAEPILPGASTTLEMEFKSQVPLQIRRSGRNSSEGIDYSMSQWYPKLCEYDYQGWHANPYIGREFHGVWGDFDVKITLPVEYTVGATGYLQNPNEMGHGYEDVGQRANLKGKKRLTWHFIAPNVHDFVWGADPDYIHDVVQLDDTTKIHFFYQDDEDYKATWKASQEKMKKAFGYIEKRFGNYPYRQYSFIQGGDGGMEYPMATLITGNRAPSSLQGVMVHELMHTWYQMLMGTNEALYAWMDEGFTSYATNIVTAYLDGQLKKGENPHYYSYAGYKQLAKSGVEEPLSTHADHFMSNAAYGAASYSKGAVFVHQLEYIVGEKVLKEALLDYYYNWRFKHPNPNDFIRIVEKRSGLELDWYREYWVNSTHTIDYAIDKVEKKGKKTLVQLQRLESTGEKTGIKNGRMPMPVDLVVKYMDGKEEKTACFHIPLAIMRGAKANENMYLEYNVMPDWRWTHKAYELELPIKQKDIISMEIDPSGRMADINRKNNTYKPD; via the coding sequence ATGTTGAAAAAGAAAATTGCAAGCTTGGCCTTTGGTCTTTTGGCAGGAGCTAGCTTGTTGGCCCAAACAGGGCCCGATCGTTGGCAACAGGCGGCCAAATATTATATGGAAATTGATATGAATACCAAAAAGCATCAGTTTGATGGTAAACAGAAGCTGGTCTATACCAATAATTCGCCAGATACCTTGCGTAAAGTGTTTTACCATCTCTACTTTAATGCCTTTCAACCAGGTAGCATGATGGATGAGCGCTCTAGAACGCTGCCTGACCCCGACCCTCGAGTAGGCGATCGCATCGCTCAGCTCAAACCCAAAGAAATTGGCTACCATAAAATCAAGAGCTTGCTGCAAGATGGCAAAAAGGTGAATTATGAAGTGGCCGAAACAATTTTGGAAGTAGAATTAGCTGAACCCATTTTGCCTGGCGCAAGCACTACTCTAGAAATGGAGTTCAAAAGCCAAGTTCCCTTGCAAATCCGCCGATCTGGCCGCAATAGCAGCGAGGGCATCGACTACTCTATGTCGCAATGGTACCCCAAACTTTGTGAATATGACTATCAAGGTTGGCATGCCAACCCCTATATCGGCCGAGAGTTTCATGGCGTTTGGGGAGATTTCGATGTAAAAATTACGCTGCCTGTAGAATATACCGTAGGAGCTACGGGCTATCTACAAAACCCTAACGAGATGGGACATGGCTATGAGGATGTGGGGCAAAGAGCTAACCTCAAAGGGAAAAAACGCCTCACTTGGCACTTTATCGCTCCCAATGTACACGATTTCGTTTGGGGCGCTGATCCCGATTACATCCATGATGTGGTTCAACTGGATGATACGACTAAAATTCACTTCTTCTATCAAGATGATGAAGATTATAAAGCCACTTGGAAAGCCTCGCAGGAAAAAATGAAGAAGGCTTTTGGCTATATCGAAAAACGCTTTGGGAACTACCCCTATCGCCAATATTCCTTTATCCAAGGAGGTGATGGTGGAATGGAATATCCTATGGCCACACTCATCACCGGAAACCGAGCCCCCTCTAGCTTGCAAGGTGTGATGGTGCACGAACTCATGCACACTTGGTATCAAATGCTGATGGGTACGAATGAAGCGCTTTATGCTTGGATGGATGAAGGCTTCACTTCTTATGCCACGAATATCGTTACTGCCTATTTGGACGGCCAACTAAAGAAAGGCGAAAACCCACATTATTACTCTTACGCGGGCTATAAACAACTGGCCAAAAGTGGAGTGGAGGAACCCCTAAGCACACATGCAGATCATTTTATGAGTAATGCAGCCTATGGTGCAGCCTCTTATAGTAAGGGAGCCGTTTTTGTCCACCAATTAGAATATATCGTGGGCGAAAAAGTACTCAAAGAGGCCCTGCTAGATTATTACTATAACTGGCGATTTAAACACCCCAATCCCAATGACTTTATCCGTATTGTGGAAAAACGTTCGGGTTTAGAGCTAGATTGGTACCGTGAGTATTGGGTTAATAGCACACATACTATTGATTATGCCATTGATAAGGTGGAGAAGAAGGGCAAAAAGACTTTGGTTCAGCTTCAACGTCTAGAAAGTACAGGTGAAAAAACGGGCATTAAGAATGGCCGTATGCCTATGCCTGTTGATCTGGTGGTGAAGTATATGGATGGCAAGGAGGAAAAAACAGCTTGTTTCCACATTCCCTTGGCCATTATGAGAGGGGCCAAAGCCAATGAAAATATGTACCTAGAGTATAATGTTATGCCCGATTGGCGTTGGACTCATAAGGCTTATGAGCTAGAATTGCCCATCAAACAAAAGGATATTATTAGTATGGAGATTGATCCCTCTGGTCGCATGGCCGATATCAACAGAAAGAATAATACCTATAAGCCTGATTAG
- a CDS encoding GHMP family kinase ATP-binding protein: MSTAYPAKLLLFGEYSIMQAAPALALPFWAYRADWSWKPSVDRASSQKGLRLLLESMAPNCCLDLGRLEQDLLDGIWLQSNIPHGYGLGSSGSLVAAVYERYGKGKKARGEELILTLAQIETAFHGQSSGIDPLVSYLRKGLFWQDGQSEILGQEIRLGESDRGQLFLLNTKIARQTAPLVQHYLQACAQADFPLVEQEALALAHREASLAFLGQEEGPLAQAFGKISASQYQFFQRMIPDQFKAIWQKGLEGSSYLLKLCGAGGGGFLLGYSNNWGETQRELGAFELLPLVLEDI, translated from the coding sequence ATGTCAACTGCTTATCCTGCGAAACTGCTCCTCTTTGGAGAATACAGCATTATGCAAGCTGCGCCTGCTTTGGCTTTGCCATTTTGGGCCTATCGGGCTGATTGGTCTTGGAAGCCATCTGTAGATCGGGCATCCTCTCAAAAGGGGTTGCGTCTACTATTGGAGAGTATGGCGCCAAATTGTTGTCTTGATTTGGGGCGTTTAGAGCAAGATTTATTGGATGGGATTTGGTTGCAGAGTAATATTCCGCATGGCTATGGTTTGGGGAGTTCGGGTAGTTTGGTGGCGGCGGTGTACGAGCGTTATGGGAAAGGCAAAAAGGCAAGAGGGGAAGAGTTAATATTGACTTTAGCGCAGATAGAAACTGCTTTTCATGGGCAGAGTTCGGGGATAGACCCCTTAGTGTCTTATTTGAGAAAGGGGTTATTTTGGCAAGATGGGCAGAGTGAAATTTTGGGGCAAGAAATCCGTTTGGGGGAGAGTGATCGGGGCCAGTTATTTTTATTGAACACAAAAATTGCGAGGCAGACTGCTCCATTAGTACAGCATTATTTGCAGGCTTGTGCGCAGGCTGATTTTCCGCTAGTAGAGCAGGAGGCGCTTGCTTTGGCGCATCGGGAGGCTAGTTTGGCTTTTTTGGGGCAGGAAGAAGGGCCATTGGCTCAGGCTTTTGGGAAGATATCGGCATCACAGTATCAATTTTTTCAGCGGATGATACCAGATCAGTTTAAGGCTATTTGGCAAAAGGGTTTGGAAGGCAGTAGTTATTTATTGAAGCTTTGTGGTGCTGGAGGAGGTGGTTTTTTGTTGGGATATAGTAATAATTGGGGGGAGACGCAGCGGGAATTAGGGGCTTTTGAGTTGTTACCATTGGTATTAGAAGATATTTAA
- the icd gene encoding NADP-dependent isocitrate dehydrogenase, with translation MSGEKISMKEGQLQVPNQPIIPFIEGDGIGPDIWAASVRVFDAAVEKAYAGERKIEWKEVLAGQKAFDATQEWLPQATLDAIDEYLVAIKGPLTTPVGGGIRSLNVALRQKLDLFACVRPVRWFQGVPSPVKQPELVDMTIFRENTEDIYAGIEYLTGTPENDKVKKFLIEEMGVSQIRFPETASLGIKPVSIEGTERLVKAAIDYAIANNRKSVTLVHKGNIMKFTEGKFKEWGYALAKRDYNAQDLDGGPWQVIDNNGQEIIVKDVIADAFLQQILLRPAEYDVIATLNLNGDYVSDALAAIVGGIGIAPGANINYTTGKAIFEATHGTAPKYAGLDKVNPSSVILSGEMMFRYMGWNEAADLIIKGIEGAIQKKTVTYDFHRLMDDAKLLKCSEFGDAIIENM, from the coding sequence ATGAGTGGAGAAAAAATTAGCATGAAAGAAGGGCAGTTGCAAGTGCCTAATCAACCTATTATTCCTTTTATTGAAGGAGACGGCATTGGTCCAGATATTTGGGCTGCTTCTGTTCGCGTTTTTGATGCTGCTGTAGAGAAAGCTTATGCTGGCGAGCGCAAAATTGAGTGGAAAGAAGTATTGGCTGGTCAAAAAGCCTTTGATGCGACACAAGAATGGTTGCCACAGGCTACCCTAGATGCTATTGATGAGTATTTGGTAGCGATCAAAGGGCCATTGACTACACCTGTAGGTGGAGGAATCCGCTCACTAAATGTGGCTTTGCGTCAAAAGCTTGACCTTTTTGCTTGCGTGCGTCCTGTGCGTTGGTTCCAAGGAGTTCCTTCTCCCGTAAAACAGCCTGAGTTGGTAGATATGACTATCTTCCGTGAAAACACAGAAGATATTTATGCTGGTATCGAATATCTTACTGGCACGCCTGAGAATGACAAGGTGAAAAAATTCCTCATTGAGGAAATGGGCGTTAGCCAAATCCGCTTCCCCGAAACTGCTTCACTAGGTATCAAGCCTGTTTCTATTGAAGGAACTGAGCGTCTAGTTAAGGCGGCTATTGATTATGCTATTGCGAACAATCGCAAATCAGTAACCTTGGTCCACAAAGGAAACATCATGAAGTTTACTGAGGGTAAATTCAAAGAGTGGGGTTATGCTTTGGCTAAGCGTGACTACAATGCACAAGATTTGGATGGTGGACCTTGGCAGGTAATTGATAACAATGGCCAAGAGATCATTGTAAAAGATGTAATTGCAGATGCATTCTTGCAGCAAATCCTTCTTCGTCCAGCAGAGTATGATGTAATTGCTACTCTAAACCTAAACGGAGACTATGTCTCTGATGCTCTAGCTGCTATTGTTGGTGGTATTGGTATTGCTCCTGGTGCAAACATCAATTACACTACAGGAAAGGCTATCTTTGAAGCAACTCACGGTACTGCGCCTAAGTATGCAGGTCTAGATAAAGTAAACCCTAGTTCTGTAATTCTTTCTGGTGAGATGATGTTCCGCTATATGGGCTGGAACGAAGCTGCTGATCTTATCATAAAAGGTATTGAAGGCGCTATTCAGAAGAAAACAGTTACTTATGACTTCCACCGCCTAATGGATGATGCGAAGTTGTTGAAGTGCTCTGAGTTTGGCGATGCTATTATCGAAAATATGTAA